DNA from Strigops habroptila isolate Jane chromosome 2, bStrHab1.2.pri, whole genome shotgun sequence:
TCCAAGAGCTTACCTGTATACAAAACTACTTGCAGTACAAAAagtaagcagcagcagcctccagacCTGAAAACAGGTATAGCATCTCCTTACTTTTCTGAGATTCAACTTCTCTTAGAAACAACACCAAAAGATGTTGCTGTCTTTCATTCTCAAATTGACCAGTGCTGAGAATCAGTTAGTTTcgtttgttttttcttaagcatCTATGCAATGGTGTTTACACTTTATTTTGCAAGACTGTGAGGTAGTGTCACAATGTTAAGGCATGTCTGTAAAGTTGCTGGGATAATCCTGCCTGATCTTTGTCTCAGGATGACCTACCTTCTTGGTAAGTTAAGAATGCCACTTCAAAATAGGTACCAAAAGGCCTTCTTGagtcaaagagaaaagaaataaagtttccAGATAGCAGGTATTTGAATTTATGGTTTGTTACAATTGCCTGGCAGATGTTACGGGAGATTTAGGGCCAgagggttgtttttgttttaatctccAGAATTTGAGTTTCATTCATTTCAACTGAGAAGAATGAGTATCCTGATGGTGGAGACTCTCTAGGCCATAGTTATATCGAAGTTACTGCTCTAACATCTCTGCTTTAACCATTGCAGCACTTCAGCTGTTACTCATTTAGATTGCTTAGGGGTTACTGTGCAAGTCTGAGATCTTCCTGATGGACTGTGCATTGTCAGTGCCTGtgtactttttggtttttaagccAACAAAAATAGAATGACTTGCAATGCATCAAACTTGAGAAGATACAAAGACAGAACTTTATGTATGACTTTTGAAATGTCCCCAAAAAGAACGTGTAAAGTGGTGCTTAGTAGAAATGTGAGTTTATATACGAATATCTTTCTGCAGCATGAGGTTCAGTTAAGACTAGACATAAAGCCTACAAGTCCTTACAAATATGTTTATCTTAAATGTGAATGCAGGACTGGGCAAATTGACCTTTGTCACATGCAAGGAATTGAATGACTAGTGCCACCCATCAGTGGATGCTTCTTCTGCCAAGCTTCATCTACAGagaataataattttgtatttgtctgAGCTGGAAACTATGGATTCCTAACATTAAAGGTTCATGGGTGTTATCCACTGTGTTGATCTTTGCGGGATCTGGCAAAATCAAGTACATTTAAAATCTTGTCCTGTTTGTTTTCGACAAGTATCGGAGCTATCCCTGTCACTTACCCTGCATCTATCTATGTggctgaaagagggtagattcagatgagagattaggaagaagttcttcactgtgagggtggtgagacactggaacaggttgcccggggaagctgtggctgccctttccctggtggtgttcaaggccaggttggacagggcttgagcaacctggtctagtgaaaggtgtccctgcctgtggcagggtttggaactagataacCTTTAAGGTctctcccaacccaaaccaccctgtgattctgtgtgttTAGCACAAGCATGGATCTTCAGCTCCTGTGTCTGACTGCCATTTCTGGAAGCTGAATTCCAGAAGAACTGGCCTAATTTTGCCCTTTTGAAAGTTTGCTTATCCAGATTGTCTCAAACTTGTGTCTTCTTACTCAGTAGAGCAACAAAACCGCAAGGGGCCCTGCAGGCACTTGGCGTACCAGACTGTGCAGTAGTGTTTCACAGGAAGCACACTTGCCTTCAGATACACTCCAGCCAGCCACAAGCAGTTATGTTttgagctgcagctgcacctaaccttaaacagaggaaaacagttGTCTGACAAAAATGTTGTTGATGCCCTTCCTCTATTCTTTTCCAGTATGTGGTGCTTTGGTGTGTTGTTTTACCTTGGATATTTCCTTGGTTTGTTCTATTTCATCATGAAAAATTAACAGGGAgatcctccttttcccctccccttcccctcttctctgcATTATAGTGGAAATAAGCATTAACATAGAGTTTCTCCACTCAAGATTTGTAGAATCAATACTCACACATGCATGTGTACACCTGGGTCAGTGCAGAATTCTGGCCCTTGCGCTTCTGCTCCCTGAAGAAGGCCAGAAACCTGCACTGTTTCTCTTTGGGCCAAGTGCCCTGTGCAGTCCGTGGTCTCAAATGAGTCTCCAGTTCTTGTCAGAGCCATCACTGTGTAAAAGCATatgctgctcttccttttgcctTAACCCAGGAGTTCTTCCTGCCTCCCTGGATGAAGTCTCCTGCCGTCCCTGCAGTGATACAACTGCTTCAAATCCAAAACCACAGTCTGAGGATAGACAGCAGTTTGGGAATAGTGTCATGTAAAGATTTTCTCACTTGTCTCATTCACTGCTATGTATTCCAATGTGGCATATGCTTATGCAGTACCCCGTGTTAGTATGTACTTGTATTTTGGAGCAACTGCTAGTGATCCAAATTAAGAAACTTGTCAatctttggggcttttttgaggaggaaagaaaaaaagttgtatcTTTTAATCAGGGTAATGTCCTTGATGTCTTTCAAGGTGTGCAATGCAAGCTGATCTGAACTAGGACTAATACAGTCCTGTCTTCTACCTCTAGTTCCTGCCCCTCTCTTTCATCGAATCATACAGGGAGCATATTCCGCTGGTTGAGGCAGCAAAAAAAACATTGTGTGCTGTTGCTGAGGGGAGTAACGTTCTGTTGGCTTAGCTTCCTCAGATCATTGTTAAATGTGGGGAGACTTGCTCTACAGGATTGGGTCCTTCCCCGGGAAGCTTAGTTTAGCTGTGTTCCaacctcctttttttgtttgtctgttttgtctAAGCTCCCTAATTTAAAAGTCTGACATATCTTGCAGCACTGCCCCCAGTCTTCATATTACAGGGGTAAGATACAGACAGATGCTGTACTgacttccccccctcctcccacTTCTTACTAATAAAGCACCTAAAACTATCTTATTCTTCCTGGGTTTTATATAGGAAATGAAGAGATGACAAACACCAGCAGTACTACACCCTTTACAACGATTCCAGACCCTAAGTTGCAAGGTAATACTCATGGCATTTCTGTTGGTGTTCTTCAGTAGCTCAAGAAAAACCGTATATATTTGCATACCTTAAACTGTcctgtaatatttcattttattgaaCTGTGAATAGCTGTAGGGTAGGAGGGAGGTACTCCAATTGCCGCATCTATTCCAGGACAACTGAAGGTATTTAAGAACAGCAGAACACAACTTAATCCTCATATACTTAGGTACCCCAGAgcaacagagaaaggagaaataacatGGGAAAATTTTATGTCTAGAACTAGAAAGATCAATTTACAGTTAAAAAGAGAACCACCAGCTCAAGAAGTCTGCTAGTCTGGAATTCAGTGCTCTTGAGAAAAAGGCAAGGCACtctttcactttatttttaatgtcagaaTGAATTCTAGGTCCACTATGCTTGAGCTCATTGGTAAAGCACACATTTATTTCATAGTGTAATCTCACTTTGACTACGTTAAGCTATACACCTTTAAGCATGTACCATGCAAAAGGCATATTCCTTGAGACATTTTTGCCCTGTACTACTTCGCTCATATCACTTGCTGTTGGCCAATAAGTGGAATGTATAGCCAGTACTCTGCTCATTGAATCACTCTGTCTTGAGTTGATTGCATTGCTGATTCACAAACTCCACACCCAAATTCCAGGCAGTGTACGCGGCTTCTTTGCACGTGCATAAGCATGCAGTCCACATCCAGTTGTTTTCCCAGGGTTGCAGAAGTAGATACTCAGAACCTGGGGGAAACCCAAAGCTGTGTTCTGGTTACAGTAGTGGGCCAGCATGGGAAAGGTTTAGCTCCAGGCATATCCATGGCTTAAAGTATAAAAGTCAGCatatccaagaaaaaaatgtatttgtgattTTACAGTCATAGACTGTTCCTCAAAGGCAATTAAATCTGCAACTTAATATCCCAGGTATGTCAGTATATATATCCCATGGTGTGTGCAGTACACAATGGTGGGGCTAGGTGGCTATGGTTATgtcaaagaaaaggcaaagtgaTTCCCTCTAATTTCGCGCCACCTCATTTTGGTAGGTGATATAAAGATGAAAATTGGTTGCATTTGTTTTTAGACCTGAGCTTGTTCAAAACATACATGCAATTGCAAAGAGGGTTGCCAGAACTGATTTAGACTAGACTTCTCCAGTTATAAGAACAGCAGGTCCGTTAAAAGGAAATAGGCTTCTTGATTTTGGTAGCTGTGTTGCTGTTCTCATCATTTCTGAGGTTATGCACTGTATTTTCCAGCCATACCGAAAAGCAGTAGAGCTGCTGCAAGGCAGATAGCACTAGCAGCGTGGGAGGATGCTGTAAAAGATCAGttacttcagagaaaagaataatcacagaatgggcATAGACAACAGCACAGAATGAAGGGAGGGAAGTATGGGCAGTGGCGCTTCCAGGAATGGGAGTTACCAAAAAAGCCCAGTAGATTTTTGCCTGGAGGAAGAGACCATTAATCTGTAAGAAACTTTGAAGAGGGGTGCAGCAATGAGGACGGAAGTGGGAGGGTGCCTGAGAACCTGGAAGTAACATGAGTagttcaaaaacaaaaaacaaactggaaaagtAGAAgtcaaagaaaggaaggaaggacaaaaCCATTAAAACTGAACCATGgtttatattttaagtttttggAAACAGGTACTTTCTTAAGACCATCTTTATGTAGAGAGAGCATAAGCCTACTGAAGGATGCTTCACAGAGTATTGGTCTTTCTGTACCTGACTACTCTGTGTGCCCAGCATGAGCCCAGTTTGTAGCAGAGATgtagcaaaatgaaagaaaaaaaaaaaaagattgaggTACAGGAAGTGGAACTGAAATAGAGGAATAaaaactaggggaaaaaaaaacccacagtgcTTATGTAGGTCAAGAATGTCACTGATAGTATGGCTGGTAACAGCAAGTGGAACAGCAACTACGTGGTGTAGAagtggaagagaggaaaaagaggagatgTAAAGAATTCAGATTTGGGCACTGCTGTGCATACAGTGTAacaattttcttcctgcacTGAGATCTGGAAGCATTTTGCAAAGATGGGTAAACCCATCTGGTTTGGGATGGAATACTTTCTGCTCTGTTCACACTTGTAGCCTGCAAACAGAGATAGCCCAAGTATTGTGTTGTGGGTAcgttaaaatgaaaattaatatatttcttttcttggtttttttttccttgaaggcAATAGTAGCTCGTCCTCCAGTCTCACTGATACATCATCTACAAAATCAACAGCAACATCTCCAGTAGGTATGTATGTGTTCATCTGTCTGTTACTATGAACCTAGAAGGTAGCTCCAAACCTACCCCAGATCATACCAAATTCGAATGAAATACCCACCAAAAGTAGGTATTTGAGGGAGGCATTATCATTTTAGGGCTGAGAGACAATATGTAAAATAACTCTGAAATTAAGCTGTACTGTTTTTCAGGTTTAGATAGCATGCTTCTCCAGTAGAAGCAATGACATTTCTGGAGCCGTTGAAAAACagttatcaaaataaaatttcaaggAAGAATTGAAAGTTAATGTTCATTTTTTGTCTCTAAGcaaatttcttccattttcatgcGCTAAAGATGAATCAATTATTGTGCAACAGTGGGTATCTGTTTAATGTTATTTGACAGAGAAGAGGTTTAGGGTATAATGAAGTCCTGGGGGCTTGAGTTTCAAGAGTAAGAGTCCATTTCCTTTTAGGTAAGACTCATGGCACTTATACCATAGAAAATATTCCTTATCGAGAATAGTCCTTGTAATGCTCATAGCACCAAACAGTGGAGTTAAGTGAGACACGAGCAGCAGATCTGGGGCAATCTGTCACAGGTACTTTTCCATTGTTCTAGTACTACCCTCTTTCTTCACAACTTGGCAAAAGAACTGTAGGTGAGTATGATTTCCCAAGGCAGCAGTGTTGCAGTCATGATGCTCCCACATAAGTAATGTGTTTACAAAACACATCTTTGTAGGAAGTTTGAAAGCAGATGTTTAACCTGGGACACAAACAGTTCATCCACTTGTATATGCAGTGTTCCAACTGTTGGCTATGTCAATAtgagataattaaaaaaaggaaattaaaaaaaaaaatcttctggaaGAACTTGCACAGGCATATTCCACCACATCAGTAAAGATTGGATAAGAATTAATGTCATGCAGTTGTTCAGTCTGTGATGCACACATCAAAGGTTGTATCTGAGGGAAGAGAAGCTAGTTCCATGCATGAACTGGATCCCCTTTGTGCTAAGAGCCATGTGGAAGCAGGGCAGAAATATTGTGCCTACCGTAGGattctttgtgtgtttgtggagtTTTACGCTGATCATGAGGTCCCAGCTATGTCATTCCATTTCCAGTACAACTCTTGCTTTGTGTCTCTCTAGTCTGCAGGTAACTTCTGAGCTACTACACTCAGAAGTTGCATGTTAGtcatttaagaataaaataccggtggggagggggagtgaggaggaggaatcTCTGCAAAGATGTGAAGACCTTCCTTTTGATAGCAAGGAAGTAGTGCAGTGTCTCATTCCATTGCCTGCAGTGTACCAGTTTAAGCATGTCTAACTTGAATAGTGGAGAGATTTTTGTAATCCCCTTGTTGCCTTAGGGCCTTCCCCACGAGTAAAGCCATTGTTAAGCCAATGTTTCACCCACCCTGTGCTCCAACCGTTCCACCCTCTGCTCCAACCCTGATTATGGGTTTCTTGCAGAGGTCTGAGCTTTACTGTGTTTGGATAATAACAGTAAAAAGAGGCCAGAGCCTTTTTAGGCACAGTACAAACCTAACAGACAGCTATGCCGTGCTTCACACGGTTTATGATTCATagccttctctcttttttttttcctttttccttttttttttttttctgtgttagaaACTTCATAGATTTTAGGACAGTGTTCCTCCAGTTTGATTATCTATCTCGACCTCTTCAGAATAAAGACTGCAGGATATTACAACTGCAGGATATACGACTAAGTGtacttaattttcttaaagtctctttttttcttttattttttctttttttgcgGAAGCTTTTCATGGCAGAAGCAAAAGTCTCTTCCAGTTATTTCCCATGCAAAAGagagtatttatttattttaggaagAGCATTCAATAATAATTACTTTATATGTCAGCACCGTGCTTCTGCAATTTGAGTTGTGTTTGGTCTTACTGAGTTAGAACACTAAGGGACTAGTGCATGCTGCTAAGAATTCTTATCTTTAtgctatatatatgtatcattTGATGGATATAGCATATCTAACAAAGACAGGTagcataaaaagtaaaatacttgtctcttattaaaataaagcatcatAAACCTGAACTGCATTACTGGCatgtctgctttttaaataataaaatccacTCAGGCAGTCTGGGTTTGTTTAGCATGAAGTTCTATGAAGCCCAGTTGGTCTTTTGGGTAAAAAGTAATTagggaaataaaagataaaaggaCAGCTATTGctagaaaatgttctttcatcTTAACTCTGTTGGTAAAATAGTACGGGtaagatttttcaaatacacaGAAGAACAGATTGGTGCCTAATTCATGTCAGCTTCCCAAATTCTCCAGCTGCCTCAGAGAGCCTCCCACTGATGTTTTGAAATGACTGATGCTAAATACATCATGAAAGATAAGTCTGTGAGAGATTAACCAGATTTTGCTCTTTATGTTACATCAGCAAGCGCTGTAATCTtaataaagtaagaaaaaagtattactAGTAGGAGAGGGGAAAGGTAATACACAGATTTGCCGAAATTCCTCATGATAGCTGCTTGGATGTTGTTTGTGCTGACTCGGGTGTAATTTAAAGTCTGTGTAATAAATACCATCTTTGCATAACATCATTTAGTAATGTTACGTATGGAACAATTAGCCATTATCTTGCTCAGAAACAGGAGCCAGTTTGACACTCAGAAATTACAGCTTAAaccctctccccccccacctccaccaccaccagcaaaacaagaaaaacccacagaaaactGCCTGGTTGACACTTGCGTTCAGAATTGCCTTTCTTTTGGTATCCTTTCTATTAGGAATGCAGTAACCAGGTCTGGTTTCATGTCATATAACTGTAGATGGTTTCCATATAGACATTTCCTTGCTTATTTCCTACAGTGAGGAACCATTTGATATTTATAGATCATTGTGCCTTTGGGGAGTTTACCTGTCAGTATTAAAATGTGCCCTGAATTTTATCTGATGTATTTTACACATGCTTCATAGAGGAACTGAATTTCCTAATTGTAACAAGGTAAGCACATGAATATAGTACTCCAACTGTTCCATTGCAATGAATGCTCATTTCAAAGTGTTTCCCAGGGTTATGGCACAATACAATTATAACGtcaaagaacaggaaaataaataacatttactATGGGGACTGTATTGGGCTGTTTAAGTAGTTTTAATGTTAAATGTCTCAAAAATGTTGTGTAGGCCATTTCCTTTCTGAATGCTTACACTGTCATatcgtttgggttttttaagtttttgaTGTTCACATCTGTATTGTAAGCAGAGATGCATAAGTCTTAGCAAAGACACCATTCTGTGTGTAAGTTCTCATGTTTTAAACAACGCTTAAAGGAAGATTATTCTATAGAAGCATTTTAGATACTgtataaaaaagcagaaattaaatatgaagTGTGCAGTGCAGTTGAGATTGAACTACCTATTCTTCAGTTGTTCCAGTTTTAGACCCatgttttcaagaaaacatgggtataattaaatatttgaatgtCCATAATGAAGAGCTTTTGTGGTGTTGAAAATGAATCCAGTTTGTGTTAGGTTATAGAAATAATACAGAAGAAGACAGCTGCAAATAGAGCTTCTTTCTAAAATTCTTTCATACATAAAAGCCTCATATTGTCTGCTTGGAGAAATGTTAGTTGCATAACAGTCTcatgtttcttgtttgttcctgcttagaaaaataagtaattattCTTAAGATCATTCTAATTATTCTTAAGATCGAACCTACTGAGGTCCTAAGGATTTTGCTACAAATACCAATCTCTATTATTCTTAAATTTTGCTTCATGGCATTTTTATGGCATTCTGAACAGTTCATTATTGCTTTCTGAGGAAGACGAAGTGTTAGGTAAAGCAGGGTAAAAGTTAAAGGACATTAGGTGTCACTTAAACTTGTGAAACAACATTCCAGTCTTTGCTTTAACCTTGGCAAGACAGCTCACTACTAAATAAATGATACCAGCGAGCAGATTTACTGTGGTTGAACTTTTATCAAGTGTGGAAAACCTTTTGAACCTTAAGCTTAACATACATACAGAATTCTCTCTGGTAAGTTTAATATACATGCAGCCTTACTAAAGTCAGTGTTTCATTCAAAAGCGaattaaagattaaataattaataaacaGAGGTGGGAGGCGGGCGTTTTCCTGCAAAATTCCCTCTTGTCGGAAAAGCTTAGTTGTCTGAAAAGTTGGGTGCTTCGAATGGAAAGCTAATCTTGATCCAGGAtttcatcacattttaaaatactgtaagtTTTGCATGATTATGTGGAATTGGAGAGCATTACAAGACCCTTCTAAAAGTTATTGGATATTATCTAGGTTTTCtttactgcttttcctttaaactGTTCCTGACCTTGAGCCTCAGAAATCTGAAGTTAGgtctttccaaatgaaatgcaCAGGGGAAGAGTCTGTATGCAAGCCTGTATAGCCATACAGTGGCATTTTCATTGTTACTCTGTCATTCTATTTAGCCATGATAAATACTATCTTATTCAATGAGtatacagtttatttttttaagtatttttctgtgtgatatcacaaataaaaatttccCAGGTACGTCCACCAGTACTACTCACTTGACCAGCACCAGTCAGACAATCAACACCACTATGTCTGCCATCTTGACAACTcaacccaccaaaaccagccaGACAACAAGATTCACCACAGCTCCATCAGTCACATCATCACAACTGAATATTACAGTGGTGACCGCTTCCAAGATTTCTTTCACTTCCATAACAGGTGAGTTCACATTTCAAGATGCTCATAAAGGTTTGTGTACATGTTGGCACATGTACAATTGTAGAGTTGTTAGTTTTACGAAAGAAGGTATTTGCatgctgaaaaatgagaataagGTGGGGTTTTATTACTGAGTTGGCTACAATGATGTTGCTCTGAGCACTCCACTTATTTAAATAAGGCTTCACTTAACTTCAGAGACCTGatatatttaggaaaaagataaaatgcaaGTGGTTTGAACCAGCAGCCACTAGCAAGGAGATTAGCAGTGTTAGGAGAAAGCCTGGCTTTTGAATACAACTTCTATATTTCTTCAGCTCTCCCTTCTGCAGCTTACTTCAACTTGTCTCTTAATACTTCCTTTTTCACAGCTGATCTTTGGCTCAAAATATGCCTGCTGCCTTGATAGAAAGACTGTGTTCTGCTAGCAGTGTAATTAATTTTATCCCTAACAGAGGATAGAGTAGGACTATGAATGAATCTCTCTTCATGTAGAAGTTGTCAAATACAGTTTGACGGTACCCAGAAACAATAGGTGTAGAATTCGATATTTCCTTATGATTAGCTGCATGTTCGCACCACTTCATGCTTACACTTCCAAACAGGTTAGGGTGACTGACGTGTCAGTGAAGTGTTGTCGGGTGGGTGAAGCTGTCATCAGCAGAACTTCTAGTTGGCTACATAATACTCCCTGTGGCAAGTACAAATAGAGATGGGCACAGACTAGGTCTTTTCATGGGAGTTTGTAGCAGAGAAAACCAGTTTTCACATGGAAACTGCTACAGCTTACCTGAGGTCGTGTTATCTATGTCAATATTTGTGTTGGGCTGCAGAGCTGATATCACTTGGAGAGTGAGGGTACAATTCCGTGAGACAAAGTAAAGCAATCCAACAGCTCATTGCCAGCAAAAGTATTTTACTCCCACCATGTAACTATGTTGGCTGACTTGGTGGTTGTTGGACCACTCTGGAGGCTGACACAATATGCTCATCTGACTTAAAGcaacttccttttctgctttaatttcgTTTCTGGCATTAATTTCAGGCCAGCTTGGTGAGTTAGATTGGCCCATGGAGGGTATACAAAAAACACTAGAACTGGCCTAAGAAGGGCAGGAGCTGCATGTGTGGAaagaggggagagcagggggggaaaaggaaggggaaagagggaagtgGAGAGAAGTTACAGTCAGTCTTTCAAAGACAGCAAGCAGTTGGATCGTATGTAACCAGAATCTGGCTCTTAAAAATGGAGTTACAGGTTTCAGTGTGCTTGGCTGGTATCTTGCCAGTTGATGTAAATTACATTTGCCCAACTGGGTCTTTAGATGATATGTCAGTGGGGTGGGCAGGATATAGACGAGTCccacaaaacacagttttgcaaGCTCTGTAAAAagtgccttttgttttctttttttttcaggcacaTCAAAATCTGAGGCTGTCATAGCCAAAACCTCCAGATTTGATGTGGGCAGTTTTGTAGGTGGCATTCTGCTGACGCTTGGAGTCCTAGTTATTCTCTACATTGGATGCAAAACCTATCACTCTAGAAGAGGCATTCAGTACAGAACCATGTAAGTTCCCAAGGGATTGTCTCTTGTTAATTTATTACTTTCTTGAGAGGACACAGACAAACTAAACAAGGAGAATGAACTGATGCATACATTGGTTTAATGTACATTATTTTAGCATCATTAAGGGATTTAACTGTGATATTTTGTCTTTCACCACATCAGCTATTCCTCATTATTATGCCTCTCTTCTGCGAGAGAGCTTTGTCTTGTATTTCACCCCTTTTCTAGTGAGTAGTTCAATCAAAACTGTACCATCTCATTTGCCATTTATACTCAGCTCTACAGAGTTTTCTTCCAGGCTTCCAGACTCGCCTTCTTGTCTCATAATTAGTTTAAGAACTGTGAATTGTTAAAACcaggttgcttttctttttccttttgagtaTCCTCCATCTCAGTTGAGAAGCTTGTTTTAAGTGAGGTGGTGTCATTAGACTTGTTGGGATGCTTACTGTTTAGGCCTCATGTTTTCTCTCCATCTTGACTTCTGCTTGCTGATCATGGAATTCAACTAGTCCCTGCTGCACATGTTTACCCACAGTGGCGTTGGAATGGATATTACAGAATTTATATCAATAGTATCTAATACAAAGGAAACCTGTCACTGGGCTTGTAAACTGGCTTTGATTGCCTGTTACTACTGGATATAGGTAAGATAGGATAAAAATGACTGAGCAACAGCTgatgtaaaaatatatacttgGATGAAAGCCAAAATGAAGCTAGTGAAGCTGGAGGAGTGTTGGCAAAATGCAATTGTTAACTTCAGATTTGGCTCAGAGAGGACTGTAACTCCCAGACCAGTGTGCCCTTAGTCCTTCTCAGCAAGATGTTCTCTGTTCAT
Protein-coding regions in this window:
- the TMEM123 gene encoding porimin, encoding MRLLTGAYRAMQAAALLLLLAPGSRNEEMTNTSSTTPFTTIPDPKLQGNSSSSSSLTDTSSTKSTATSPVGTSTSTTHLTSTSQTINTTMSAILTTQPTKTSQTTRFTTAPSVTSSQLNITVVTASKISFTSITGTSKSEAVIAKTSRFDVGSFVGGILLTLGVLVILYIGCKTYHSRRGIQYRTIDEHDAII